The nucleotide window ACACTAACACTCATTCGGTCGATCCAGTTTTGAAACCACTTATTCGACTTCGAAGTTGGGGCTCCAAATGGCCATTTTGTATACGTCTACCGCCTTTTCTTGGGTTCGGTACCGTTAACCACGAAGACATTGCTTGATTTTAGGGAAAGCAAAGAGATCATTAGAGCTCAACCCATAAGCTTTGCTGTTTGAGGCTAAGTTGATCTGTGTGAGATaatttctaaatatttatttgtttaaatttatatttagtcAAATAGTCAAATAATTTCTTtcacgaagatgtagtgacaaaaattcaGAAaagtatgttgagatggtttggacacgtggaaagaatgagtgaaagaaggctaacaaagagagtgtataagggagaggtagaatcgggagttggaaggggcagacctcggcggactttctctgatcagatcggggaaatcctgaagaaaggccaggttaagagcaccctaaaccggcgagcgtgtatgaggaatgttatgaaagtgaaggaagcgaaagaggtatgtcaggatcgtagcaagtggaaatccgtggtcactgcctacccctccgggaaataggcgtgattatatgtatgtaatttctttCAGAAAGCAGTAAAATTGCTCAAAGCAGCTTACATCTTCAGCCAGGTCTGGCTTGGGCTGATAATCCTGGCTTTCTGTTGGCAAACATACAGCGAGGTCAGACGAGCATTGATCTTAATATCTTATGGTATGGAGTACGAAGATCTCATAGTCATAGCACTACCCGGATTGAGCATTAGTTTCGTtcaaatatgtaagtatataatatgTCTTGGCCAGAACATAGAATTTGATCAGTTCATGAAATGCCATTTTAGAATTGATCACTTCATGATATAATTAGGTTAGGTATGACTTTTTTATGATGTGGCCAACTTATCatttcatgtaatttatttatttaaaatttaaatcaggcaacaagtcCCAtattacagactaacatacatatatgtattatataaacttaaaactaaacactagtAATGATTGCCACATTATGAAATGATCAATTCTATGATATGGTGGCGGAGGCCGGAATCGAACGCGTGACCAGTGGACTTGGTCCCTTatttatacaagcttttatttaacttgcaatgtaggaatgtatttgtatgtatgtaactacgTTCATGATATGTGTGTTCTTATATGTGTATGGTTATTCACTGTAATTGTGTGTAAATGTAGTCTTCCTAACGTTTTTGCAACATCTACTTTTTCGATTAATCTCTGTttctgctacccaaaggttgtctggaagagatcgctctatagcgataagaccgcctgttgtctgcctctacatttaatcaattgttcttttcttttctatctttttactgaggtgtgcctgTGCCAATCtatctatgtttgtacgggtcaaatcttgcaagttaaatttgacccaccgGTGTccgatgaagctaaaaatttgcTGAGATAGTAAATTGTATGACAATGCAATACTATGGTACCATTGAGCTGATctaatgatggagacaggaggtggccataggaactctataataaaataatgcaaccGAATTGTGATTGGGGTTAGAGTtgaaaattgaaagaaaaatacagtcagcgataaaagcttgtatcaaaattaACAAATcctttttaagggttccgtacccaaagggtaaaaacgggaccctagtactaagactccgatgtccgtctgtccgtctgtctgtctgtcaccaggctgtatctcatgaaccgtgatagctagaccgatgaaattttcacagatgatgtatttctattgccgctataacaacaaatactaaaaagtacggaaccctcggtgcgcgagtccgactcgcacttggccggttttctataAATAGTGTATGACATGTATTTCAGTTTAAAGTTATTTTGTTTCAGGTCTGCAAATATACCTGATACTGTTGATACGCAGTGAGGTACTTAAGCTTCAGGACCAAAGTTTGGAGATGCAGTTCTCTAACCCTGCTGCTGCTGAAGCTCAATGCACAATGCACATTGCTGACGCAAATTAACGTATAGTTCTTTAACCCTTCCACTCATGATTTGATCAGGTCGTCAAAGTCGCATTGAAAATCCCAGAACTTAAGAGAGGCCCAGGCCGCCGTCCGTCGACCTGGTGGGCAAACATAGAAAGAGACCTTAAAAGATCCCATGCAGATATTAAAAGAGACAACCCAAAACAGAGTAGCTTAACCCCAAATAAAGGGAacagagaaagaagaagaaggagaacCCCTCCACTGCTGAGCTGTTTTGATGTCGATTTACACATATTAACGTATggatcagggaccggacaaccctttccgcgataaaaccctttcaatgggcgacacttaaacacggctaacacattgaaagactttcccttttgaactgcaagcccattcatacccttacctttgactaacccttaccgaaaagctaaccaaaaataaggttagctcttaataagggttacccttatctttaagcgctttttataaaggtttccctttgcgtgaaagagacaggattagtatatatctacggtagtgtatgaaaaggaaagaaaatacgtgctagtcaaagaacgccgccgtcgccgccgacgatcgctcggattcgaagtaatgtgtgctttatgaacaaggtagacgacttaaattagcacgcttatatgctaaaagggaagccctttataaggctaacccttataagcaatatgcaaggtggtGGTGAGCGgctgataagggttttgtaagggtatttgggctaccgattactcaaatgtggtagctttatataagggtttttaaaagcaaaacaaagggttttgtctggcaaagggtatggtgagttaagccttatgcaatacccttataaaaccccgataagggatagcgggccggtccctggtatgGATGCATCAAACTTAAATAAGTGGGTGGAGGTGAAAAATTGATAGATAATTAtcataatcaaaatattttgtatgCTGTGACTATAATAAAAGACTATATGAAACGAGTTGTAATGTGTATCCATTGTCCAATATATGATAAACACCCCTATAGTGGACGTGGCACTAATAATGAAATGTACTAGTATACCACTAATCCTGTGAAAAGTATTTAACATCAGTTTTAAACACGTGCAACATTTTACGTATCACAAAAAGAGTGATAGAGCTGCTTGAGTTTGACATTACATTAATTTCGGTCTACTCTAAAACGAATggcaaaatgtgacgttttcaaccaaaaggtaccacattgtcgcttgttgataagattgatattttctaattgaagctatatggaaatagcgccttactgacaagcgacaataagtacccttttggttgaaaacggcacaaatACTGTTATGATTGGAGAATAAAAATACAAGCTTGGCGTTTACTTAAAACATGGCCTTACTCAATTCAGTAACTGACGACAGAGGGACGCAGGTAGACGTTAGACatgatacctatatatataatatatattgctTAAGCGTAAGCGCTTTAGCGAAGACCGACTAGAAAAGCCTGCGAAAAATCGTAATAACTTAACAAACTCATTCCATTCAGGTCGCAACCAGGAAAGCATAGACGTGGAAGAGacatgtagccgccgtgcaggtctagacgacaaataaaaagacttcgatttgaagtaaacgtgtaatcatataggtgctggttacgaggtacaacaaggtacagttgacaaaAAAGGTTAAatggtgtagaagtggtggtaatggtatggaggctgatgcaagAGTGATAAAGCGAAATTTGAACAGCGaaaaggtagtctaaatttaggtgcctctaattggccgcgatacaagttacgtggagcgctcctattggtgcttttaaaaaagcctccgcatagtaagtgagcccgacggctgcgtttagctactgcattatacaaataaaaggttgcgttcgcaacagacATGAGTATAAATACTAAACAGATTAGATACTAATTAAGCCTAGGACATCTGTAATAGGTCACACGTCAGTATAATCAGCAGTATTATCGCAGTTGAAAGGTCGCACATCTTTACAGTTTCGTTCAAAAGTAAGAACATTCTGAGACGTATGTCTGTGGAATTAGATACAAAattgcatatatttttaaggCTTCTACAGACGGTGACACAAGTGGTATGTGATAAATAATTGCCGGCTTAGTAGGAGCAACGAATTGAATCGATCGATCAAAagccgcaatgtattgcaaatcgcATGATTATCAGTGAGGTTTGTAGAGGACATTACGCTTAATCACACGTGCATAATAATAGGGAAGTAAAGAAATTGCCTACATTATTCTAGTTACACTATCACAGTGTAAACAACTTCGAGTATAAATAATAgttgaaatattatattataatttgtgaGGTTATTTATATTTGAGATGTGTCTACCAGTGTTGACTAAATGTTGCTGTTGTATGCCATTAAGGAAGGGATTGATTGCTTGGGGATATTTCAGAATGGTAAGAATACCTTTTACTTAAGATAAACACAATacctttttcacatcacctattctgaaaagggctttttcttcctaggagggatcaaagtggcacttttctgttctaggacactacaTACTTTTTTtagctaaaataatattttgaaacaatgttttCCTCATGGGTAAGgtactattttatgtatttttttttaaattttaaacccagtagtttcggagataagggggggacGGCCGTTTTTAGctgttttcttaaataactatttatattaaaattacaaaaaatatatattttagattCTCAACAAAGAGCTctcaagagagagagagagagagtaagtacaaagtttcagagcatactagcgagtcgttttaaaatgcgaGCGTaaccacgtttgtatggagaaccgagcttgtcgGGAACTAAATCTTTTAATGTTTTGGTTCAAGTCggcccttgcaaatatagtttagtttaaaaaaaatcttagtttTTCCCttgattaattgtttttttagatTATTACAGCTGCGTATTTACTGATAATCGTCCACGAAGTCGGCACACAGTTCAGTGCGAAAGGACTCGCCATAGTACTCGCCCTACTGAGCTTCCTTGTGACCAACATGGTTTTTACTATTACATTCATCATTGGAGCACATAAGGTAACGTATATTGATGATTTAACTAACTTAGtagtttcactcacgtatttttagtcactcgcgcgacatgtttcggagagcctaggactccattttcaagcactaacagtgcctgagtgagtagcggtcacgacggataGACGTCACGTACGTGGGTgtatattagcaaagatagatataactccgtaatatatggatacagtctaaggaaaaaacgtgcctcgaaaatcacgaaaatttgattctcgatcagatggcgccactagttttggcctacactcgtatagagggcgtttactatttcgtttgttatttataattttaacgcataccagtgaaagaacatgggtcaaaatcatataaaaataattaatgcaaataaaaaaatcaattatccatatttaaatacattttatcgtatttttataaatatttatttttagttttaaagtgtgtcgacagatggcagtgaatttaccggggttacaaaatttactatgacagtaccgctctagtataagttactctatgatattagcTAGCCATACgtgccatacacgcacggatttgcccgtcggatctgcctgaaagatgtgtctggcagacatatccgtcaatgtgtggcgagaaatagacacagatttgtccgccggatgcccgtccgctgcccatctgtgtctatttctcgccacacattgacggatgtgtccgccagacacatcattcaggcagatccgacgggcaaatccgtgcgtgtatggctagctattgcTGATGATTTCCTTCCTTTGAAATTAATGCGCCGCAGAATACTGTTTAAACTTTAGGTTTAATTTTCCAAATTGTTTCGGAAATGACGGAGTTTTGAggtaaaacatgtaaaaaaccggccaagtgcgagtcggactcgcgcacgaagggtagcgtaccattacgcaaaaacggcaaaaaagtcacgtttgtggtatgggatgttgaatatttatttaatctgtttttagtatttgttgttatagcggcaacggaaatacatcatctgtgaaaatttcaactgtctagctaccacggttcatgagatacagcgtggtgacagacaaacggacagacagacggacggacagcggcgtcttagtaatagggtcaacaagccttataataaaattaaatataaaaagcaAAAATTGTAAATGTAGTTAATAAGCTATAATATAATTTCCTGTACAGTTACCATTGTCTGGGAAAGGacactgacttctgtaacacAGAATTCAGGGACTTCAACACcatattttgtacttgcttctgtcaataaaaatatttatttttattttatttattacaacagAAAAACTACAAACTGCTGCGGCTGTACTACTCCTTCAGCATATTCGCTCTGGTCGTCATGATGATGGGCTACTTCATATTCATTACTCTGCAAGTGGCACTGACTTTACAGGACGAAGAAAAATATATCCTTGGTTTCCCGTTAATAGCTGTCAATATCACAACAGTCACCAGTATATGTAAGATTAacctatttaaaataagtttttttgtctaaaatttctatccaacaatcttccaaaatcaccttcgtatgaaaacccatctcaccccaattacgagggactacgggtcgaggtgggatttcctgtttatcgtcagttatgaatggaactacccaaaataaaataaaaactaaaatacaaacgtccggtacacttattatatacaccattcagtttgcatatgtaaaaataaaatgttatcgaggtttgaatgtcagttttgctcctactcaccccattttacggtacctaaaaTTATTACAAACAAACATTGAAAGTTATATAAAAGCactataaaagcttgtatatgtttataatattttttttttttttcagttctcgACCTGTACTTCCTCATACTC belongs to Cydia strobilella chromosome 15, ilCydStro3.1, whole genome shotgun sequence and includes:
- the LOC134747649 gene encoding uncharacterized protein LOC134747649 — encoded protein: MDNNGEKSKVTKLRNPFETLLKMRREAPGFKRCCFCIPLRRGLVTWGYLKLALDLLGLWLMIYLLAVISILHVILIMETVVFVMDMVFNILLIVGGHLKAVKLLKAAYIFSQVWLGLIILAFCWQTYSEVRRALILISYGMEYEDLIVIALPGLSISFVQICLQIYLILLIRSEVLKLQDQSLEMQFSNPAAAEAQCTMHIADAN
- the LOC134747953 gene encoding uncharacterized protein LOC134747953, whose amino-acid sequence is MCLPVLTKCCCCMPLRKGLIAWGYFRMIITAAYLLIIVHEVGTQFSAKGLAIVLALLSFLVTNMVFTITFIIGAHKKNYKLLRLYYSFSIFALVVMMMGYFIFITLQVALTLQDEEKYILGFPLIAVNITTVTSIFLDLYFLILIKIEILKQRNQTAYYVNGARRETSFVLDVSLAKEEDRRCTTSYSDSDSEEDVVEKKRMFPVHELKILKKDLENKRI